A window from Bacteroidota bacterium encodes these proteins:
- a CDS encoding phospho-N-acetylmuramoyl-pentapeptide-transferase, whose translation MLYHLFEWFKEQKIDFPGSQLFYFLTFRVMLAMLLSLVITLVYGKKLIEMISKRIGNETVRDLGLAGEQSKKSTPTMGGLIIIIGILVPTLLFARLNTIYIIIMLVATVWLGLIGFIDDYLKIRAKRIAQQQGIPYKKGDKDGLAGWFKILGQVGLGLFVALILYFNSGVQIWREYQGTYNPQDSTQRQIPLNGKEKVYVITKEPITTIPFVKSHEFNYTKLLPAGLRKYSWILYALIVIFIITAVSNGANITDGLDGLASGTSALIGVCLGIFAYSSGSFFLADYLKIMYIPNLGELSVFIAAMVGACIGFLWYNSYPAQVFMGDTGSLTLGGIIASIAIIVHKELLIPIFCGIFFVELLSVMLQVSYFKYTKRKFGEGKRIFLMSPLHHHYQKKGYHEVKIVTRFWLITLLLVLLAIVTLKLR comes from the coding sequence TGATAACATTGGTTTATGGTAAGAAGCTGATAGAGATGATAAGCAAAAGGATCGGAAATGAAACTGTTCGTGATCTGGGATTGGCAGGTGAACAGTCAAAGAAGAGTACACCAACAATGGGAGGTTTGATCATCATCATCGGCATTCTCGTTCCCACTTTATTGTTTGCAAGATTAAATACAATATATATTATCATCATGCTGGTAGCCACTGTGTGGTTGGGTTTAATTGGTTTTATTGATGACTATTTAAAGATCAGGGCAAAACGAATAGCACAGCAGCAAGGAATCCCTTATAAAAAAGGCGACAAAGATGGTTTGGCAGGATGGTTTAAAATTCTCGGGCAGGTTGGCTTAGGATTATTTGTTGCATTGATCTTATATTTTAATTCCGGCGTACAAATATGGAGAGAGTACCAGGGTACTTATAATCCCCAAGATTCAACTCAGCGACAGATTCCATTAAATGGCAAAGAAAAAGTATATGTAATAACAAAAGAACCGATCACAACTATTCCGTTTGTAAAAAGCCATGAGTTTAATTATACAAAACTATTGCCGGCCGGATTGAGGAAATATTCATGGATACTTTATGCACTCATTGTAATATTTATCATTACTGCAGTTTCTAATGGTGCAAATATTACAGATGGATTGGATGGATTAGCATCAGGTACTTCAGCCTTGATCGGAGTTTGTCTCGGCATATTCGCTTATTCAAGTGGTAGTTTCTTTTTGGCTGATTATCTAAAGATAATGTACATACCGAATCTCGGTGAGCTCTCTGTATTTATTGCGGCAATGGTTGGCGCCTGTATCGGTTTCCTGTGGTATAACTCTTACCCGGCACAAGTGTTCATGGGTGATACAGGAAGTTTAACACTGGGAGGGATCATTGCTTCAATAGCAATCATTGTACATAAAGAATTATTGATACCGATTTTTTGTGGAATATTCTTCGTTGAGTTGTTGAGTGTGATGTTACAGGTAAGTTATTTCAAATACACAAAAAGAAAATTTGGAGAAGGCAAAAGAATATTCCTGATGAGTCCTTTGCATCATCATTATCAGAAAAAAGGATATCACGAGGTGAAGATAGTAACGAGGTTTTGGTTGATAACATTATTACTGGTGCTGTTGGCTATTGTGACATTGAAGTTGAGATAG